From Erigeron canadensis isolate Cc75 chromosome 8, C_canadensis_v1, whole genome shotgun sequence, one genomic window encodes:
- the LOC122611104 gene encoding uncharacterized protein LOC122611104, translating to MVSTRRSGSISNNNNNNNNNSNNKRSSSSSEHKPSSPKRPKVENNGGVSDNTIKPNEKKPEEITKELSVDPPENAAGTSQRKDEGEEVVSATPAASIVTPVVAEGSVPILAEKPRGSFSSWKLQNPSCETVTPWCRLLAQSSLKQTVNVYQRNYVVGSVKTANLLIKDISSVLCVIKQNEREGSSVAVLENKGSKGYVQVNGNIVKKGTTCALNSGDEVIFGPPGYHAYIFQKLPSDILLKSRTSAHGGDMKMLHIERRTGDPSAVAGASILASLSNLRASLAQLNQTATKAHVGTEVRHPNHDDDVDGLEVNSATNTGNDSASEIGATSKITTLGSNPDPSIIETGSALETKEWTRDPLPSSTPAMPVRSAMLKEEVLAGIIDGREVEVSFDDFPYYLSENTKNVLIAASYIHLKHRDQVKYASELPTVNPRILLSGPAGSEIYQEMLARALAHFYGAKLLIFDSHSFLGGLSLKAELLKEEILGNVCKRSPGTTGLQAGTGSTPSELDVEGNENVPSPSSPEQQKLEADVVPPIAGISKSPTFRLGDRVKYIGPASGGSIHPSSSTLRGPTPGARGRVLLPFEDNSLSKIGVKFDKQISDGVDFGGLCDGGYGYFCAANEIRLDSTGVEDLHKLLISIMFEVVSSESRNRPVILFMKDAEKSIVGSSESYATFKIWLEELPDNVVVMGSQTQADSRKEKSHSSGLFFTKLSSNQTALLDFSLQDSLGRLHERGKEVPKATKLLTRLFPNKVVIQMPQDENLLATLKQQLDRDAETLKMKGNINNLRSVLNRTDLECDGLETLCIKDQLLTNEGAEKVVGWALSHHLMHHAQADPNARVALSSESIQYGIEILQAIQNESKSLKKSLKDVVTENEFEKRLLADVIPPSDIGVTFDDIGALEKVKDTLKELVMLPLQRPELFCKGQLTKPCKGILLFGPPGTGKTMLAKAVATEAGANFINISMSSITSKWFGEGEKYVKAVFTLASKISPSVVFVDEVDSMLGRRENPGEHEAMRKMKNEFMVNWDGLRTKDTERVLVLAATNRPFDLDEAVIRRLPRRLMVNLPDAPNRAKILQVILAKEDLSPDMDLDAVANMTEGYSGSDLKNLCVTAAHRPIREILEKEKKERAAAIAEGKPAPALSESSDVRPLNLEDFKTAHEQVCASVSSESVNMNELVQWNELYGEGGSRRKKSLSYFM from the exons ATGGTGTCTACGCGTCGCAGTGGATCTATATccaataataacaacaataacaataataatagtaacaataaaagatcatcatcatcctctgAACACAAACCCTCTTCCCCCAAACGCCCAAAG GTTGAAAATAATGGAGGTGTATCGGATAATACAATTAAGCCAAATGAGAAAAAACCTGAGGAGATTACGAAGGAATTGAGTGTGGATCCGCCGGAAAATGCTGCTGGAACTTCGCAACGGAAAGACGAAGGCGAGGAGGTTGTTAGTGCCACTCCGGCTGCTTCCATTGTTACTCCGGTCGTCGCTGAAG GTTCAGTACCTATATTAGCAGAGAAGCCACGAGGTTCGTTTTCTTCATGGAAACTGCAAAATCCAAGTTGTGAGACGGTCACACCTTGGTGCAGGCTTCTTGCTCAGAGTTCACTG AAGCAAACAGTGAATGTTTATCAGAGAAACTATGTAGTCGGATCAGTCAAGACTGCCAATCTATTGATCAAGGATATAAGTTCGGTTCTTTGCGTTATCAAGCAGAATGAg CGCGAAGGCAGTTCTGTTGCTGTGCTTGAAAACAAAGGAAGCAAGGGATACGTGCAAGTTAATGGGAATATCGTGAAGAAGGGTACAACTTGTGCTCTGAATTCAGGAGATGAAGTCATTTTTGGTCCTCCCGGTTATCACGCTTAT ATCTTTCAGAAACTTCCTAGCGATATCTTGTTAAAATCACGCACATCTGCTCATGGCGGAGATATGAAAATGCTGCATATTGAAAGACGTACTGGGGATCCATCAGCAGTTGCGGGTGCTTCCATATTGGCGTCTTTGTCGAATCTTAGAGCAAGTTTAGCTCAGTTGAATCAAACTGCTACTAAAGCTCATGTGGGGACGGAGGTTCGTCACCCTaatcatgatgatgatgttgatggaTTAGAAGTAAATTCAGCTACAAATACTGGTAACGATAGTGCATCTGAAATCGGAGCTACAAGCAAAATCACAACTCTTGGCAGCAACCCAGACCCTAGTATCATTGAAACTGGAAGT GCATTGGAGACAAAGGAGTGGACCAGGGATCCACTGCCTTCATCAACACCAGCAATGCCAGTAAGATCTGCAATGTTGAAGGAAGAGGTTCTTGCTGGGATTATTGACGGGCGAGAAGTCGAAGTTTCTTTTGATGATTTCCCATATTACTTAAG TGAGAACACCAAAAATGTGCTTATTGCAGCTTCTTATATACACTTGAAGCACAGAGACCAAGTTAAATATGCTTCCGAACTTCCTACTGTGAATCCTAGAATCTTGCTTTCTGGTCCTGCAG GATCTGAGATTTATCAGGAGATGCTAGCAAGGGCACTGGCTCATTTTTATGGGGCCAAATTGCTTATATTTGATAGCCATTCGTTCCTGGGT GGTTTATCATTAAAAGCTGAACTACTGAAGGAAGAAATCCTTGGCAATGTTTGTAAGAGAAGTCCTGGAACCACTGGTCTGCAGGCTGGCACAGGAAGTACCCCCAGTGAATTAGATGTCGAGGGAAATGAAAATGTTCCTTCTCCGTCTTCCCCTGAACAACAGAAATTGGAGGCTGATGTTGTTCCCCCTATTGCAGGAATCTCAAAAAGCCCCACATTTAGATTGG GTGACAGAGTAAAATATATAGGTCCTGCTTCTGGAGGAAGCATTCACCCTTCTTCATCTACTTTAAG AGGTCCAACTCCTGGGGCTCGCGGAAGAGTTCTCTTACCCTTTGAAGACAATTCCCTCTCAAAAATTGGTGTTAAATTCGATAAACAAATTTCTGACGGGGTTGACTTTGGGGGCCTCTGCGATGGGGGTTATGGATACTTTTGCGCTGCTAACGAAATCCGCCTGGATTCAACTGGTGTAGAAGATTTGCATAAATTACTCATCAGCATCATGTTTGAG GTCGTAAGCAGTGAGAGTAGAAATCGTCCTGTTATTTTGTTCATGAAAGATGCGGAGAAGTCTATTGTTGGGAGCTCAGAATCATACGCAACGTTTAAGATCTGGCTTGAAGAGCTCCCAGACAATGTTGTTGTAATGGGTTCACAAACTCAAGCAGACAGTCGCAAAGAAAAG TCACATTCTAGTGGTTTATTTTTCACAAAGCTTAGCAGCAATCAAACTGCTCTTCTTGATTTTTCTTTACAG GATAGTCTTGGGAGACTACATGAAAGGGGGAAAGAGGTTCCCAAGGCTACTAAGCTTTTAACAAGACTTTTTCCTAATAAAGTGGTCATTCAGATGCCTCAG GATGAGAACCTCCTTGCTACTTTGAAGCAGCAATTGGATCGAGATGCTGAAACTTTAAAGATGAAGGGAAATATAAATAATCTACGTAGT GTCCTTAATCGTACCGACTTGGAATGTGATGGGCTGGAGACGTTGTGCATCAAGGATCAATTGCTTACAAATGAAG GTGCCGAGAAAGTTGTTGGATGGGCTTTAAGCCATCATCTTATGCATCACGCTCAAGCTGATCCAAATGCAAGAGTCGCCCTTTCAAGCGAGAG CATTCAATATGGTATTGAAATTCTCCAAGCAATTCAGAATGAATCCAAGAGCTTGAAGAAGTCTCTGAAG gatGTTGTGACAGAAAATGAATTTGAGAAAAGGCTTTTAGCCGATGTGATACCGCCCAGTGACATTGGAGTAACATTTGATGATATTGGAGCTCTGGAAAAAGTCAAGGATACATTAAAGGAGTTGGTGATGCTTCCTTTACAAAGGCCTGAACTTTTCTGCAAGGGCCAGTTAACCAAG CCATGCAAGGGCATTCTTCTCTTTGGGCCTCCTGGAACTGGAAAGACGATGCTAGCCAAGGCTGTTGCTACCGAAGCTGGTGCCAACTTCATAAACATATCCATGTCAAGTATCACATCAAAG TGGTTTGGTGAGGGTGAGAAGTATGTAAAAGCTGTGTTTACATTGGCTAGCAAAATTTCTCCCAGTGTAGTCTTTGTGGATGAA GTGGATAGCATGTTGGGGCGTAGGGAGAACCCAGGAGAACATGAAGCCATGCGTaagatgaaaaatgaatttatgGTGAATTGGGATGGTTTGCGTACTAAAGATACAGAACGAGTTCTTGTGCTTGCAGCCACAAATAGACCTTTTGATCTTGATGAGGCAGTAATTAGAAGGCTTCCCCGTAG ATTGATGGTGAATTTACCGGATGCTCCCAATAGAGCAAAGATCCTACAGGTTATACTTGCAAAAGAGGATTTGTCTCCGGATATGGATCTGGATGCGGTGGCAAACATGACTGAGGGATATTCCGGAAGTGACCTCAAG AATCTATGTGTAACTGCTGCACATCGCCCAATTAGAGAGATCTTAGAGAAGGAAAAAAAG GAGCGTGCTGCAGCTATAGCTGAAGGCAAACCTGCTCCAGCTCTAAGTGAAAGTTCTGATGTTCGGCCTTTAAACTTGGAAGACTTTAAAACTGCCCATGAACAG GTTTGTGCCAGTGTATCATCAGAGTCTGTAAATATGAATGAGCTTGTGCAATGGAACGAGCTTTATGGAGAGGGAGGTTCGAGAAGAAAGAAGTCTCTCAGCTACTTCATGTGA
- the LOC122578564 gene encoding SNF1-related protein kinase regulatory subunit gamma-1-like: MVKEGEEEEEESRSPRSPEAKLGKEVEELWDTQEPQLTPTEKLNACFESIPVSEFPHAPPSQVIEIKSDSSLGEAVRLLSQNKILSAPVVDVDAPEDASWIDRYIGMVEFAGIVVWILLQSEKNAGLDDSGLFSSALDNRMGPAVVAAANGMSSPRYRSSQPGSPKTAGNFFELLTSSDFYKNTKVKDISGSFRWAPFLALQTSNSFLTMLLLLSKYRMKSVPVVDAGDQKIDNIITQSAVIHMLEECADQHWFSSWGSKKICELGLPLMNANKVIKVDEDEPVLQAFRLMREKGVGGLPVVSDGKPVANISIRDIQFLLIAPEIYKDYRSITAKNFVTSVKRYLEENQKASPLVSGMVTCRKDDTLKDVITKLDSKEIHRIYVVDEEGNLEGLITLRDIISRIVHEPRGYFGDFFDGVLPLPANSRV, from the exons atgGTGAaggaaggagaagaagaagaagaagaaagcagATCACCGAGGAGTCCAGAGGCGAAGTTAGGAAAGGAAGTGGAGGAGCTGTGGGATACACAGGAACCACAGCTCACACCTACTGAGAAGCTCAACGCTTGTTTCGAGTCTATTCCTGTTTCCGAATTTCCTCATGCTCCCCCTTCTCAAG TAATTGAGATAAAGTCGGATAGCAGTCTTGGTGAAGCTGTTCGTTTACTGTCCCAAAATAAAATTCTGAGTGCACCTGTCGTGGATGTTGATGCACCAGAGGATGCTAGTTGGATTGATAGGTATATTGGGATGGTGGAGTTTGCAGGCATTGTCGTCTGGATTCTGCTTCAG TCGGAGAAGAATGCTGGGTTAGATGATTCTGGCTTATTTTCTAGCGCATTAGACAACCGTATGGGACCTGCTGTTGTTGCAGCAGCTAATGGGATGTCGTCCCCAAGATATAGAAGTTCGCAGCCTGGATCTCCCAAGACTGCTGGAAACTTTTTTGAGCTATTAACTTCCTCTGATTTCTATAAAAATACAAAG GTTAAGGACATATCTGGATCATTTCGTTGGGCACCGTTTCTCGCATTACAGACATCAAACTCCTTTCTGACCATGCTGTTACTACTCTCTAAGTACAGAATGAAGAGTGTACCTGTAGTTGATGCAGGGGACCAGAAGATAGACAACATCATTACTCAATCTGCTGTAATCCACATGTTGGAGGAATGCGCCGATCAACACTGGTTCAGTAGCTGGGGATCTAAGAAGATATGTGAGCTTGGTCTTCCCCTGATGAACGCTAATAAAGTTATTAAG GTAGATGAGGATGAACCGGTGCTGCAAGCATTTAGACTCATGAGGGAGAAGGGAGTTGGTGGATTACCGGTGGTTAGTGATGGAAAACCAGTTGCTAATATAAGTATACGAGACATTCAGTTCCTCCTAATTGCCCCCGAAATTTACAAAGACTACAG ATCCATCACTGCCAAGAATTTTGTAACATCGGTTAAAAGGTACCTAGAAGAGAATCAGAAGGCATCACCTTTGGTAAGTGGGATGGTCACTTGCAGAAAAGACGACACCCTTAAAGATGTGATCACGAAGCTTGATTCAAAAGAGATCCATCGTATATATGTGGTTGACGAAGAAGGTAATCTTGAAGGGCTGATAACTCTTAGGGATATAATCTCAAGGATCGTACACGAGCCTCGTGGTTATTTTGGTGATTTCTTTGATGGCGTCTTGCCGTTACCTGCCAACAGTCGAGTTTAA